A region of the Haemophilus parainfluenzae genome:
CATAAAATGACATTATTTTAGCAATAAAAAAGCCACCGCTATGGTGGCTTTCTTTTTATCTTGTGTTCGATAGGTTAAGGTAAATCATCGACTTCTTTATCCACTTTTGGTGAAATCATATGTTCACGGCGTAGGCCGATATCATAAGCAATCGCAATCGCGATAAAGATTGATGAGTAAGTACCAAAACCGATACCAATTAATAACGCTAATGAGAAGTTATGAATTGATGGACCACCAAAGAAGAACAAGGCAATCACAACAAGAAGCGTTGTGAGAGATGTCATGATGGTTCTCGATAAGGTTTGCGTTAGGGAAATATCAATAATATCAATGGTTTCTACACGGCGAATTTTGCGGAAGTTTTCACGCACACGGTCGAATACCACGATACTATCGTTGATGGAATAACCTACAACGGAAAGAATTGCTGCCACGAAGGTTAAATCCATTTCGACTTGTAATGCAGAGAATACACCGAGTGTAATCACCACATCATGCGCAAGTGAGGCAATACCACCAAAACCTAAACGCCATTCAAAACGTGAGCCAACGTAAATTAACATCATTGCCAAAGTCGCAAGGGTCGCATAAACAGCACCTTGAGCCAGTTCTTCACCGACGTTTGGACCCACAAATTCAATACTGTTAATATGAATATTTGGATCAATCGTTTGAAGCATGCTTTTAACGTGATCACCAATGGCAGAATCGTTATTGTCAGCTGGTAATCGGATCATCACGTCTTGTACAGAACCAGTTGTTTGTACAATCGGGCTTGCAATACCATTTTGATTTAATGTGCCACGGATTTTCTCTAAATCAGCCGGTTGTGAGAAGTGAGTATCAAATACCACACCACCGGTAAAATCCAAGCCCCAGTTGAAGCCTTTTGTCACAATGAAGAAGAGGGAAATCGCCATTAAAATCGCAGAAAATGCGTATCCCACAAATCTCACTTTCATAAATTCAGTGAGAGGGAATGGCAATTTAATCCCATTCACTTCACGGATAAAATGTCCGTTTTTATCTTTTGCAAATAATCTCATCTTATCCTACCTAAATTGATAATTTTTCAAGACGTTTACCGCCGTATAGGAAGTTCACGATAGCACGTGTTCCGGTAATTGCCGTAAACATTGAAATTGCCACACCTAATGCAAGAGTTACCGCAAAGCCTTGAATTGGGCCAGTACCCACAGCATAAAGAATGATTGCCGTTAAAATTGTAGTTAAGTTTGCATCGAAGATGGAGGTGAATGCACCGTTATAACCTTCGTTAATGGCTTGCTGGATTGGACGACCATTACGAATCTCCTCTTTGATACGCTCAAAAATAAGTACGTTGGCGTCCACCGACATCCCCAGGGTTAATACGATACCCGCAATCCCCGGCATAGTGAGTGTTGCACCTGGTAGGATAGACATCAAACCAACTAATAAAACGATATTAATCACCAAGGCAAAGCTTGCGATAATACCGAAGATTTTATAGTAAATCAGCATGAAGACAATGACGGCAATTAAGCCCCAGAAGCTTGCATCAATACCTTGTTCTACGTTTTGTGCACCAAGAGAAGGTCCGATTGTACGTTCTTCAACGATTTGCACTGGCGCGATTAATGCACCTGATTTTAATAACATAGAAAGGTTTTGTGCTTCTGCAGAGCTACTTACACCAGTAATTTGGAAGTTAGAACTAAAGCGACCTTGAATGGTTGCGACGTTAATGACTTCTTCATTTTTCTCTAAAATGGTTTTGCCATTTTCGTCTTTTTTACCGTTGTCTTTGTATTCTACATACAAGGTTGCCATTGGTTTCTTATAGTATTTCTTGGTGGTTTGCGACATGATTTCGCCACCTTCACTATCCAAGGTTACACTTACTTGTGGCGTACTGGTGTTTTGGTCTAAACCCGAGCTTGAGTTGATGATGTGCTCACCACCCAATACGGCACGTTTGTAAAGTGCAACAGGTCTACCTTGACGGTCGTATTTGATTTCTGTATCAGAAGGCAACA
Encoded here:
- the secF gene encoding protein translocase subunit SecF, yielding MRLFAKDKNGHFIREVNGIKLPFPLTEFMKVRFVGYAFSAILMAISLFFIVTKGFNWGLDFTGGVVFDTHFSQPADLEKIRGTLNQNGIASPIVQTTGSVQDVMIRLPADNNDSAIGDHVKSMLQTIDPNIHINSIEFVGPNVGEELAQGAVYATLATLAMMLIYVGSRFEWRLGFGGIASLAHDVVITLGVFSALQVEMDLTFVAAILSVVGYSINDSIVVFDRVRENFRKIRRVETIDIIDISLTQTLSRTIMTSLTTLLVVIALFFFGGPSIHNFSLALLIGIGFGTYSSIFIAIAIAYDIGLRREHMISPKVDKEVDDLP
- the secD gene encoding protein translocase subunit SecD gives rise to the protein MLNRYPLWKNLMVILVVAIGALYSLPNIYGEDPAVQISGTRGQQADTTALTEVQNVLKENNLPTKSIVLENGSILARFTNTDDQLLAKDKIAEKLGNNYTTALNLAPATPAWLSSIGANPMKWGLDLRGGVRFLMEVDMNSALAKRQEQLQDTLRNELRKEKIQFTAIKNGDKFGTTVTLENADQMSKAARIIRQLHPTLDVSDIGDNTLNLALSEAALTESRNLAIEQNLTILRKRVAELGVAEAVIQRQGAERIVIELPGVQDTARAKEILGATATLEFRIVNSLVNPESAARGMLPSDTEIKYDRQGRPVALYKRAVLGGEHIINSSSGLDQNTSTPQVSVTLDSEGGEIMSQTTKKYYKKPMATLYVEYKDNGKKDENGKTILEKNEEVINVATIQGRFSSNFQITGVSSSAEAQNLSMLLKSGALIAPVQIVEERTIGPSLGAQNVEQGIDASFWGLIAVIVFMLIYYKIFGIIASFALVINIVLLVGLMSILPGATLTMPGIAGIVLTLGMSVDANVLIFERIKEEIRNGRPIQQAINEGYNGAFTSIFDANLTTILTAIILYAVGTGPIQGFAVTLALGVAISMFTAITGTRAIVNFLYGGKRLEKLSI